GTCCATGGGGGTGTCGGTCAGTGCCGACAGGAACAGCCGGGCGGCGGACAAGGGCTGCACCAGGTCATGGCTGGCGGCGCGCAGGAATCGGGTTTTCGAGCGGTTCGCCTCTTCGGCGGCGGCGCGGGCGACGGCCAGTTCGCGGTTGCGTTGCGACAGGTCGGCCATCGCCTGTTCAAGCTGCCTTGTGCGGGCCAGAACCTCTTGTTCCAGCGCGACGGCGGCCTGGAACATCGACCATGCCGAACCCCGTGTCTCCTCGAGCCGGTCGATACGGTCGATCAGAACGTCGGTGATGCGCCTCAGTTTCTCGACCTGCCGATGCGGCGGATCACTGTCACGCAGCATTATGCGCCTCTCCTTCCGGTATGGGCGGCATGAAGGCCACGCCCACGAAGGTCTGGTTCACATGCATACCGCTATGCTGTTCGCCATAGGTGTTGAAGCCCGCGACGCGGTAACGGGTGAACATCTCGGACATCGTATCCATCAGCCCGGCGCGCTCCAGCGCCAGTCGCCGCAGGATGCAGTCGAAGCCCAGCACCATCAGCGGCGGGCGCGGCAATGCCTCCAACGCTTCCGCGAAACCCTGGGTCATGTCGTCGCTGCGCCCGAGAGTCAGAACGGTGCCCGTGTCGATGGAGGACATCAGCGACAGCCCGCCATCCTCGGTCAATTCGCTTATGGCGCGGACGTGATGGCGCCTGCCCATCCGCAACAACAGCGGGTGGCGGGCGAATTCGGTCGGCGTCAGGTCCTGCATGGCAAGCCCGGTAATGCGGGCATATTCCTCGGCCGCGGGTTCGGCATTCAGCTCGACGATGCGGCGCTTGTCCGGGATCGCGGCGGTCACCACGGCGCGGGTTTCGGTCGGGCTGAAATGGGCGAAGGTCACCTCGCTGACGGCCAGATCGGTCTCGACCAGCAGGAAAACGGCGGCATTGCTGATGACCTCGCCATCGACCAGCAGGGTCGTTTGCCGGAAATCCAGCGCATCGCCTGCCGAGCCGCCCAGGACAGGCACGGCGGGCAAGGCGGCCTCGATCGTCGAAACCAGCGCGTCTTCTTGCCCGGCAACGCCATCGACCAACAGCAGCCCGAATTGCGAGCGCGCGGCATCGGGGCTGAAATTGCTGTGCATGCGGCGCAGAATGGCCATCCAGTCCGAAACGGGAAGGGTCGCCAGGTTGCGTAGCGTGATCGCTTCCGCACGGAAACTGCTGCGGGGAAAGCCGATCGCGACCACGCTGCCCGAGCTGTAGCCGCCCGGGCCGATCTCTCCCGCCGACGAGCAGCCGCATATCACGCATCCCGATGGCAGGGACGCATGCAGATCGGAGCCCAGCTTGGCGAGTCCCTCGCCCGCGGCTCCGAATACCAAAACGAGTCCGGGATCGGCGGCGCGCAGGCCGGCCAGAAGGCGATCCGCCAGATCGGCGGCATCGCGGTCGGCCTGCACGGCCACCGGCCCGGCGACGTCCTCCTTCGCGACCGGGCCGGTATCCATCAGCAGGCCTCGAACAGCCTGAT
This region of Paracoccus saliphilus genomic DNA includes:
- a CDS encoding FIST N-terminal domain-containing protein; this encodes MDTGPVAKEDVAGPVAVQADRDAADLADRLLAGLRAADPGLVLVFGAAGEGLAKLGSDLHASLPSGCVICGCSSAGEIGPGGYSSGSVVAIGFPRSSFRAEAITLRNLATLPVSDWMAILRRMHSNFSPDAARSQFGLLLVDGVAGQEDALVSTIEAALPAVPVLGGSAGDALDFRQTTLLVDGEVISNAAVFLLVETDLAVSEVTFAHFSPTETRAVVTAAIPDKRRIVELNAEPAAEEYARITGLAMQDLTPTEFARHPLLLRMGRRHHVRAISELTEDGGLSLMSSIDTGTVLTLGRSDDMTQGFAEALEALPRPPLMVLGFDCILRRLALERAGLMDTMSEMFTRYRVAGFNTYGEQHSGMHVNQTFVGVAFMPPIPEGEAHNAA